The sequence below is a genomic window from Lolium perenne isolate Kyuss_39 chromosome 4, Kyuss_2.0, whole genome shotgun sequence.
CGGCAATGGCGCCATCTGGTGGACTTGCTTCAACAAGAAGGTAGGCTCCTCAGGCCTAAGCAGATATCACTTGCTTCGATCTCTTCCTCTATTCATTTGCAACaaactgatgcatcctctcattttTGACAGAAATGTCGTGTCCGGCCAATTGTAAGTGCACACCACAAACATCTCTTTCAGTTTCAGCCTCTTACTGGTCAGGTAGACAGCATGTTTATGTACCTGTTGTGTTTGTGAAATCAGCTGCTAGCATTCGCAAGCTGCAACAACCTATCCGTGAAGAACATACACCTGAAGGACAGCCCAGACAAGCACATGACCTTGTTCCGGTGCAGCCAGGTGCAGGTGAACAACGTCTCCGTCAGGGCGCCAGGCAAAAGCCCTAACACGGACGGGATCACCATGTCCTTATCCGACCACGTTTATATCTCGAATTGCTCTTTCAAAACCGGTACAGTCCTTTCAGCAGCCCTTCAAATGCATACATGTTTACTGCACACTGTCCTCAAATGTGTTATTTTGGGAACTACTGACATTGCACAAATGCAGGTGACGACTGCGTGTCGATTCTATCAGGGACCAGTGATGTTAATATCACCAACAGCGCGTGTGGGCCTGGTCATGGCATCAGGTTTTTTTTTACTCAACCATGCAGCCCGTGCTGACCAAATACTGATGAACTTCTTCCCCAGCAGTAACATACATTGAGCTAAGAAGCTTTCTGATCTTATTATGTAGTGTGGGAAGCCTTGGAGGCAACAATACGACAGCACTTGTGGAAAGGATTACAGTATCCAACTGCAGCTTTTCTAAAACTATGACTGGTGTTAGGATCAAATCGTGGCAGGTAACACTAAAGCGGCATCAACATGCCTTTGCCTTGTGCATAAGTGCGCCTATACATCATGTATTCAAAGATATTTACTGATGGTTGCATTTAGCATGTACATAACACAAGCTAGCTGCAGATAATAGGCATATATAACAATACTACCCTAATATATAGTATGGTGTTAAATTGTTACTGATGCAGGGTGGCAGTGGCAAAGCAAATGGTTTCCTTTTTGAGAACCTCAACATGACTGATGTCCAATATCCTATTGACATTGACCAGTTCTATTGTCCCCCGGGAAATTGTCCGCCACAGGTGACTGAACTCATCACCACGTTGCCACTGCATCATATAAataaataatttgaaatcatttGCGTGCACTTTGTTGTGTTTGCAGGATAGCGCTGTGGCCATATCTGACGCCAGGTTCATCAACATCCACGGGACATCCTCCAACCCCAAAGCCATCCGGATTCTGTGCAGCCAGAGTGTGCAGTGTCGCGGCATCTATCTTGACAACATTAACCTCTCCTGCTCCAGGCATACCGCCCGAACACGAGCCACTATTTCCAATGCCTACGGAACCATTGCGGGCACGGTGAAACCACATGTACAGTTCCTAGGCGCTTGATAAAGAGTACTCTCCGCTGTTTAACACACATAACAAGTCTAGATAGGTAGACGAAGGAGCAGCACAATGCTACTGTAGGTAGATGAGTGCCATGTAAGGAGTAGAGTACCCGCTGAAATTAGATTGATTCTTCTATTGATGCTTGGTGCTATCTCATACACATTCTCATGTCTAAAAGTTCTTACTGTATGGTCATATAACGTGATGCAAAGCATCGAGGTGTCGGGGCAGAAATTCAGAGTATCTCATTTATTTTAACGATTTACGTTTCATGAAGTTTCTATTTTACTCGAGGACAAGAGTCTAGCTTGAGAAAGTTGATGAGCgtatttttagcatgtttttacACCGTTGTTTTCTTAAGTTATATAATTGAGTAGTAATAGGATTTTTGTATTTCACCGCGCTACCGCGTCCTTTTATGCTTATCTACGCCAGATCTCAAAATAATAAGGCAATGAtgaaatctttactattaaataagAGTTGATCGTTTGACACTTAATGCATTTGATGGTCGTCATTAGAGGTATCATGTCCGCCCAATCGAAATCTGATGATATAGGACAGCTGATGGTAATGATCTTGGCTTAGCTAATTACGCTTCGTGCCACCGACAAGTCAAAACATCGGTTCAGAACACGGCAAGAGAAAGGGGAAGCAACGCCCCGACCTCCTCCGGAACCCTAGGCACAAGGTGCCACCGCCGCCAGTCCTGCCGTATCGTTCCTCGCCACATCAGCCTTCCGCCGCCATTTCGTTGGATGGCCTCCTACAATACCTAGCTCCACCCCATCAGACTAAGAGCTCGAGCACCTccaagccagacgatctcctcctTCCGGAGCGCCTCCAGCCCGACGTGGCCTGAGATCGCCTTTCGCGTCCTATCCCAGCCCGTCAAGGAGGATCTGCCACAGCAGGAGCCGTGCAATTTGGTGCAGGAGCGGAGGTATCCCTACAAGTTGCCGCAGTAGCAGCTGGGCACCAGGCTGAGTGATAGGCGGCAGCGGCGAAAAGTTCACCGGCGAGGGCGCCGGCGGCTACACCACAAGGATCTCGATCTCGTCGGAAACAATGGAAGGGGGAGGATGGACACTTCCTCTTTTGTTGGTATGGTAGATCTGCCACTATGCTTTCTTTCACTGGTCAAACAGCTCGGTGGCGACCTGGTGTTGCCTGAGGATAGCGCCTCCCACCTCTCATTTTTCAATACTAGCATTggatggcgcggcggcacgccgcgcctatGCCGTGGCTAGCTGATGGAAAATGGGTGAGATGACATGGATATGTCATTTAGATTGTAGTCTAACTTGCTTGTGATTTAAAATTGATGGTGACGCCACATAACTCGAGACTGTTAAGCATGTGTGTGCTAACTATGACCAGCGAAATCAGAATTAAGTGAAAATATGAAAGAACACAGTTCATAATTTGTACAATGGAACTGATCAACCAAAACGGTCTGGCTAGCATACTTGAAAGTTCTAGTAGTAAAATAACAGTGTGATAGGGAAAGAGCTAATTACATTCCGGGTAGAACAACTTGCACCTTATGTGCAAATTAGTATACTAAGTTGTAAAAGGAGAAACCGTGGTACAAGAAGTTGTAATTCGGAATCAAATTAGGGCCGAGCCTGTAGCGTTCCGCCGCGTGTGATGCCACGATGGAAATGACTAACGCTCTATCTTTTTGCAAAAACATCCTCCTGAAATCCTGACAAACATTTGAGTCAATCGTTCCCCACCATCTTCATGTTGTGTCCGCAGGTCTCTCACTTGCCACCACGCCCTCGCTAGCGCCACTCGCCGCTGTGCCGCGCCAACTTGCGGCTGCTCCCTCGCTGGACATCACGTTGTCGCCCAAGCTGTCGCGCCGCACGACGATCACGCGGAGCTGATTCGGAAATCCATGGAGGCCGCGGCACAGCGACCACACCGAGCTGATTTACAAATCCGTATGAGTGCCTGCGTCCGCTGCCGGCCGCCCGTTAACCCAACGACGGCGTCCCGTATTGATCTGTGTCCCCTCCTCCTACCGTCCCTTGATCTGGCCTGGTGAGTATTTCTACCAACTCTATTTTTGGGCATATATTCATGTGCAGAAATAGAGCTGGCACTAGAAATAACATGCGATGGATTTGGGAAGTTTTGGACTAATGAATTGCTTATGTGTAGAGCCTGTGCGTTCCGTGATCTAGAAACTTAGCTAATTAACTAGTGACTGATTTCAGATTTGGGTGTATTTGGCTTCCCGTGCATGGAACTAGTCTGCTGTAACATAGCtagcaacatgaagagagagtGGGGGATTTGAGGGAACAGGACTAGATGTCTTGCTGACTCGGTTTCCTGGTCACATATGTATGCCTAGTGTCATGCTTTATGTCTCTGCTTGGAAGAGATTTTGTTGAACATAGATATGGGGCACATATTATAACTCTGTTTCTCTACGGTACTAGTTTCTCCATCAAGTACTTTGTAATAAAAGTAACTCAAGTAACAATGCCATTTAAATATCATCTAAACCGAATGACTTAACTAAGAAAATTATCATAAATTGACTGGCATTTAAACATCACCATCATGTGGTGCATTCTGGCTAAGTGCAAACTCTTGCACATTAAGGACGGGTACTAATTCTGCATTTAGGTCTGGCAATGATGTTGGTCTTGGTTGTTGTTCATCATCACCAAACAACATGTAGTATGTACTTCCTTGGCCTGTGTTGTACCCTCTTCTGCTTGTTCTTGCCGGTTCTTGTGCATCACTTGTAGTAGCTTGAGCAGGAGTCTTCTTTTTCCCTCTTCCTCTGCCTCTGGTAGTGCTAGCCTCTCCTGCTGGTTCTTTCCTTTTTGTTGGTTCTCTTGTTGCACAACTTCTTCCTCTGCATCTTCCCCTCAAGTTTCCTCTAGTAGAAGAAGTGGTCACTCTCACACCTATTGCTGGAATGTTTTCCCTTGCAGATGCAACAAATGCATTTTCTGGCAAAGGGCCAAGTACTCTGGACATTGGCACATTTTCTCTTGCTTGAAAAATGGAGGAACATTAGAATACACATCACAAGTAAATTGAGGATTATAATGCATTAAATATTACCTCCTTCCCCAATCTATAAACCATACTTTCCAATTGGTGTGTAGGATCCCTAGTTGGGTATGGAGTGTGAGGGATTATGTGCTGCATTAATGAAACCTTTCGAGCTTGAGTACAACATTTGTAGAACAGTAAATGCAGAGAATGTGAGAAAAAATCATTTTATTATTTACCTCTAGAATCTCTGGAATTTCAATATCTTCTTCATCCCCATGAATTTCTAATTGTTCCTGCAGTTGTCTTTCGACAAATTTGGCATGCCCTTTCTTGTTATGGTTAGGTTTTCCGCACACAGAACAATGCATTGTCACACCGGCTTTTGTTAAAATCTTCACACCATTCTTCACTTTCTCCTCAGGTTCCTTTTTCCTATTTTTCTTGGGCCTACCCATAACTTTTGTGAATAGAGGAGGATGAATCTTCACTCCATTCATTTTCTCCCAGAATAATCTGCCTCTAAGTGGAGCTAAATTGTAGTTGTATGCTTTATTGTACGTGTCAACTGTGTAGCAACTATGCACTAGATTTTCAGGATTTATTTTGTCATTTCTGCAACATGCTATCACATGGTGACATGGAATTCCAGTTAACTGCCATCTATTGCAGTCGCATGTTCTTGTCTTCATGTCAACGTTGAAAGTCTTTTCATGTTCATGTGTACTGACCAAGTACAAGAAGTTACCTGCAGGTTTCACACCACACTCATTGCTCCACTCGGTGAATTTCTCCAATTTCTTCTTTATTTTAGGGCAGATCCTTCCACTCCATTTCTTTGATTCCTTCTGCTTCCCAACAATCCTTTGCAGAATCTTGTAGAATATTGATTCTAGCATGGATAAGAAAGGCAACTCCCTAGCTTCTACAATGTAACTGAAAAATAATGAATAATAAGAAGTTAATTACTTGAACTCTGATAGGCAAGAAAATGAACCATAATAAATAACCAATAATGAATGATTATTGAGCAACATGTCACATTTGGAGAAATCTTTGAAAAAAGCTTTTATCCATGTATTAGGAACAAGTTTCTCAACCCATTCATGTGCAGAGGGACTATCAGCGAGCAACTTTCCCATATGTTTTTGCCATTTGGGAATACTAGTAGACCTTGCAATGGCCCATAAGTCATTTTTAAGGGTTTCTCCTTTATGACCAGCCTTCTGAAAGTTTTGGAGCATATGCCTAACACAAAATCTGTGTTCTGAATCTGGCCATATTTTCTGAACTGCGTTTATTAGCCCCTGTATTATTAAAAAGATACCAAGTCAATTATCCAATAAACATAGCAAGTACATTAAAAATCGAAAGTCCATTAAAGATAGCAAGTAAATACCTTTTGCTTATCACTCATAATGGTCCAAGGTGATGTGTTGGATATATTTAAATCTTCCTTCAaattggtgagaaaccattcccaGCTACTTGTACATTCCACTTCTGCCAACCCAAATTCAATAGGAAAAATACAATCATTTGGGTCAATCCCCACTGCTGTCAGAAGCACCCCTTTGAACCTTGTTTTAATGTGGCACCCATCTATACAGATCATTGGCCTACACCCTGCTAAGAAACCTCTCTTACAAGCATCATAGCTCCAATATACTGTGGCCAAATGTTGCTTATGATCTGCACTACCAGCATCACCCACAGAGTTGGTTGTGACAAAGAACTTTGATCCAGGATTACTCCTTCTAAGCTCTTGCCCATAATCCAGTAGTTGACTAAATTGTTCCTCCTCATCACCATGAATTTCTGTTAGAGCAGCTTTCCTTGCTCTGCTCAACTTCCATCTGTCCGGACACATATTATATTCCCTTGTTACCTTAGCAGCAAAACTTGCAAGACCAAGCTTCTGGTTGTCTCTAAATTCAGTCATGAATTTTTCCTTTAGAAAATTTGCTGTGAGTGCTCTTAGCTCCCATACACTCTCACATGTGTGCTTGCCTGCATAAGCTGTCACCGCAAATCCCCCATCCCATCTGGTGTCTTTTGCTATTTTTATCATCCATGGGCATCCTTCATTACACACAGCTTCTAGTCTACTTCTATTATTCGTTATCTTTCTGATTTTTTTCCTTGCTCTCACTGTGTATGCTAATAGTGCTTTCCTTGCTTCCTCAATAGAACTGAAGACAAGACCAACCTTGAACACTGGATTCTCCATGTCAATTATGGGATCAAATGTACTGAACTTCTTCTTCAGTACCTGCCTTTCTTCATTTAGTAGATGCAGATCCTGATCCTCAAGAGCAGCTTCATCCTCCATTTCAACAGCTACTTCTttctcattgttatcgtttacatcTTTGTCTATGTTATCGACAAATAGATCATCATCCCCTGACTCCGCATTGCAATCACTATCATACAATTCATAGTCACTGTCACTaccatcatcctcctcctccgactgcatCTTCTCTCTCTCAAAATCCTCAAACTCATGATCTCCCTCCTCTATCTGCCTTTGATGTGATACAACCACACCTGCACTTGATGCTTCACCTTCTTTGGATTTAGAAGGTTCAGCCATTGGTGCCTCTGGACTGGTCATAGACGGCATGGTCAGGCTTTTGTTCCTAATAATAGCATCATATctcaaatgcttgaggaaattggaATGATCTATGAACAGAACAACACACTTCTCTGTCTTGATGACATTGAGCATAGAAGCACAATCTTCATCTGTCTCCAAAGGAACTAAACCATCATATATTTCCTTCTCTGGTAAACACCAATACGCATGCAATTTACCGTCCCTCTGACAGCCAATCATGAACAAGATTTCATCCAGCACAGTCATTGACCAATTTTTAGATGAGCATAAGTCAATATAATCCACAGTTGAACTGACATAAGATAAATTGGCACCTAATCCACAAAATAAGCCATTGTGGTTTACTTCAGCAGTGAACAAATTCGAATTATGACCTACATTCAAAAGTGTTAACATTAGTAATAGTGTGCAAGACTGACAGGAACTTTAATTGGTAAATTAAAATTATACTAAGTGTATTCAATTTTCTTTCCAGAAATAATAAGTGCCAGATTGTCCACTAGATTTATCACCACCAACTGAAAAGGTTATCTAAAAGGTTCATATACAATTCACTGTTAGCACACAGTCTCTACTTTAACTGAAACTGGCAGTGTATGTTCATGTGCAGGGTATCTTGTTCTGTTGTGAATGAGCAGTAGCACTGCATTTTAATAGATTCGACTGTTACTAATGTCGATGCCATGCTCAAGTGTATTGCTGAACACAATTATACTAATAGCAAGTTGGATTCATcctgtgagaagaggcctcaccagttACAGTAATAGAAAGTTGAGCTTTCTGCTGGAAGTTACCATTCAGAGGAACCAAATTTTGTTGAATCAAAGCAACATCTTGACTCTACAACTTTGATAGTTTCAGGATTACTAGTGTTACTGACCGGCAGCACTGTCTGATCTCAGGCAATGTCCCATATCGATGGTGTTCACAAAGGTAAAAGTAATACCTTACTAGACATATTTGTACCATTTTTTGTCCTGCGTGTTTGGTTTTGGATTGGAAAGAATAAAAGTATAAGAGTCATCCTCAGTAAACTATTAGTCGTGGAGGATGTTCATCTAAGTTCTTACTTGTTTAATCTAGATTCTATTGTTTGATGTATTTAAACACTGGCATATGGTCGTACCTGCAAACTGACGATCCAAAATTCTAAAATTTCAGCAGCAATCGACTACAA
It includes:
- the LOC127293683 gene encoding probable polygalacturonase At1g80170 isoform X1, with protein sequence MPAMCFSSQAIKVLNDGMNCDIIKIGSIVRNKRIFFVLLLLLLVFAAVQSAAGRQGKRYSVMDFHAAGDGSTDDAKAFAATWNATCRDSSSPTMVIPGGRTFLLSQIRLNGPCKSPVTVQLDGNIVAPNAIWTTTAANLLTFYRVNNLTVNGSGQMDGNGAIWWTCFNKKKCRVRPILLAFASCNNLSVKNIHLKDSPDKHMTLFRCSQVQVNNVSVRAPGKSPNTDGITMSLSDHVYISNCSFKTGDDCVSILSGTSDVNITNSACGPGHGISVGSLGGNNTTALVERITVSNCSFSKTMTGVRIKSWQGGSGKANGFLFENLNMTDVQYPIDIDQFYCPPGNCPPQDSAVAISDARFINIHGTSSNPKAIRILCSQSVQCRGIYLDNINLSCSRHTARTRATISNAYGTIAGTVKPHVQFLGA
- the LOC127293683 gene encoding probable polygalacturonase At1g80170 isoform X2, whose amino-acid sequence is MRIFFVLLLLLLVFAAVQSAAGRQGKRYSVMDFHAAGDGSTDDAKAFAATWNATCRDSSSPTMVIPGGRTFLLSQIRLNGPCKSPVTVQLDGNIVAPNAIWTTTAANLLTFYRVNNLTVNGSGQMDGNGAIWWTCFNKKKCRVRPILLAFASCNNLSVKNIHLKDSPDKHMTLFRCSQVQVNNVSVRAPGKSPNTDGITMSLSDHVYISNCSFKTGDDCVSILSGTSDVNITNSACGPGHGISVGSLGGNNTTALVERITVSNCSFSKTMTGVRIKSWQGGSGKANGFLFENLNMTDVQYPIDIDQFYCPPGNCPPQDSAVAISDARFINIHGTSSNPKAIRILCSQSVQCRGIYLDNINLSCSRHTARTRATISNAYGTIAGTVKPHVQFLGA